The Triplophysa rosa linkage group LG15, Trosa_1v2, whole genome shotgun sequence genomic sequence GCATACACTTTCATACACAGTTGAACAGATCTGAACACGCAGTATTAATGATGATATttgttattgaaataaaaatgatgtttaattaaacgACATGAATTAtgtatgaataaatgatgtctgAAGAAATGTATGAGATGGCATAGTTTATTAATAAGAATGAACCTAAATGAACATGAGGATGGATATTAGTGTCATTACAACCCAATAAAAAGGctcataaatgcataaataaaaaataatgtcatgaacatgtttgtgtgatggtaagtgtgtgcatgtgcgtgcgtgcgtgtgtgtgtttgtgcatgcttCCCATTTTGAAAACAGAAGACACAGGTGCTCATTAGCAAGACATTCCCTCTCTGTtttcagcaataaaacaggAAATTGAAATGATAGTTCAAATGTTTTGAACCCAATGAATATTGCCTATGATGAGCTCTTTGTTTCAGGCAGGAAGGGaaactctcacacacacagtaatGGTAATCTAATCTGATCAAGGCAGTGGATCAAATGGGTCTAATTATCATCTCTAATCTGCTCATTCAGGAATAGCTGAAGAATTCTCGACTCGCGTGAGGAGTGAACAACGAATACTGAATTTTAATCAGTGTTTAATGTTGAATATATATACAGAAATATGAGACATACAAAGCATAGGGCAAATTTTCACTTGATTTGAAAGTCTACACACATACGGTTTAGGCCAAAGTACTTCAGGCCTCCTTAAGAGATGAGATATTTATTCATCTCTACAATTTTTCTTTTAGCGGTATCATAGTATGACAGCTCTGCCACTGCTGTTTCATATTATGCATAAGTGTAACACATAAGCACATGAATATGTATTTCCTGCTCTGACTTAATTTTGCAACCAATGAGGCATAGAAGGGCGATGACATACTAAATAACGTATTTAGCGTCACTTGATTCATTCCCCCCACAAGCATCTTAACACACCATCAATCTGGCCTGACACTCAACACAGTGCTCTACTTCTGGGTTCTAGGGTGACCAGAGTCCTATGTTACCTACAGAAATATTGATCTCATGCAACCATGTCATAATCATTGCCAGGTATAGGATTATAACAGTCGTTTTTATACTATACATTGgaaaatacataataaatacataagTCATAAAGGTAACACtgtacaataaggttgtatttgttaacattattaatgcattagctaatatGAACTAAAGAACAAAAGTtctgtttacattttacattattacatGTTCATTTATGTTTTACTATTACtaaatgcattacattttttaaatcaaaagttgtaactattaaagtcaccatgaaatcaaaatttactgttcttactgtatttttttctcatcTCATATGTCAAGATAGGAAAAAAAGACATTTGCAACTttcgtttcatggtgactttaacattagttaatgcataataaactaacatgaacaattgcaTTGGCATTaactttttattattaacaaagattaataaacgCTGAAAAACGATATATTGCTTATTGTAATTAGTGAAAGTATTATCGTCATGAATGATGAGTCAAAATATGATCCATTTCCGTATAATAAATTCTAGTAATTCTAGTTTTAATTCTAATAAGTggttttgtcttattttgtctaaaaatccataaaacgaaataaatgtatttgagaAGTTACATGAGAATAAGACCCATTTGCAGAAAATATATCTTGAATTAAGTTTATTGTTAAGTACTGTAAGAAAAGCTAATTTTCTAATAGGGTAAAGATATTTAATTGAGGACACAATAGTCCTAATACAGTATCTTATACAACTTTGCTTCCCAGTAAAAGATATACATTTTGTTAAATtacttaactttttttaaaaaatgacaaaaaagactAAAATACTGGCTGGCAATAAAGATTGGTAATGCTATTCATATAATTAATTGTGGTTTACACAGACTTACACAGTAGGTGTAAGAGGTGACTTTCACAGACGAACACATCTCTAGAGTCAGCTATTTCGCTTGTATCCCCTCTCCATCGTTCTTAGAGTCTCAGACTGAACAATCTTTTATCATAATCACATTTCTAAACTCATTCACTCTCCTCCCTCCTCTCTGATTTCATCTGAAAAGTGGTCCACGCACAGGGCACACAAGCACAATAATGCTGATCAGTGTAAAACTACAGATGTATTCATTGTAAACAACATCCATATTTTATAGATATATAAAGAAATCTACATTTTCTGAAACTTTGAATGTATTGAATGTAAAAttgaatgtatgtgtgtataaataaattaaaaaaacactcCTAAACTCCCCAAGGACAATTTTGCAACAAGAGACGTCACTATAACTGCAAAGcaccaaataaaaacaaacatactttCATGCATGCAGTTGTGACAAATCTGCATCGCATATCTCTTGTCAACATACATCTGCAGAGCAGCATCTGCTCAAACTATGCGCCAAACAAGACTAGCAAGGACTCTTTGTATGCTGATGCATGGATGCAGTTATCAATCAAAACAtcattacaaaatacaaaacatatcCAACCAGAACCCCTTAACTATTCAAACCTATTCAAATTGAGAAGTCAGCCTTACAAAAGACCCAATGACATCTGCACATGTATATGCTGTGTCATCCTACACAACAGCGAGGTCACCTTTAAGAGAAAGCATGCGTAAGCACTTACCCTGCAGCCTCTGCATCTCATTGGCAATCTCCCTGTCTGAACGGCCATAGTGCTGAGCGGATGCCATTCCACTGATTTCAAGTCAGTTGATGCTGATGCAGGTCAGCCACCTGAGACTTCTCCAATGATCCAGGATCAGCTGAATGTACATTAAGTCCTAAAAACTCAACATCACTGCATGCCATGCAAACATACGGTCCCTGTCCTCCCCTTGAAGTTCTGTGCCTTCGGCAGGAAGCAACCTCTACCCCTTCGctcacagtctctctctctctttctgcatcTCAGACACCACAGTAGGCACCGGCGTTCGTTTTCACTGCCACCTGGTGTCCAATCAGAATGCAGATCTTGAGTGCATGTTATTGACCAATAGTGGGGCCTGAATGCCGCACAGCCACATTAGTAAGTGAAGGCCGTCATCAGGGGAGATAACTGGTAATGTTGTCTCGGGCCCTGGGATGAGGACGAGCCTACTAAGACCTTTTGTAGTACAGTTTGTTTGTTGGGCCCAGAGGAGCGGGAGcccaccccccaaaaaatgtccAGGGAAATGAGCAAGGCAAGTTTATGTTAACCATGTTGTGCTGCTAAATGTCTGAGATATTCCTAGAGTATAAAAAAACTTAATGTGAATGAAATCCTGTAAATGGTCCCATATCAGAGAGATATAATGTTATGCTCTTCACCTGCAGTACAGCTtcaatcacacacatacatgttaTTGATAAAAATGCAAGTAAAACGCCTGACTAAAGCGATAAGCAACGCCAGACTAAAGGGATAAGCTCACAATTCATAGAGCAAATCGCTGAGTGTGCTGGTTTTCAAGCAATGCTTAGCAATGACCTCCACGCGGTCACTGCAGATgcatgtgtgagagagagagagagagagagagagagcgagagagcgagagcgagagcgagagcgagagcgagagcgagagagagagcgagagagagagagcgagagagagagcgagagagagagagagagagagatctcacCTTCTTTATAGATGCACCATGAAGCCGCTTAGCACCACATCAACAACTTGCTGAATATTTTCTGGGAAGACATAAGAAATTCATATACATTGAATATTgaatcataataaataaagagAGGACTTCATAATGATGATCAAACAATCAAAAATAGCAGGATggacatttgtttaaaaattctttatttttaataaatgtatatatctgtattttcaaaatatacaattcaaataaaaatgttaaaaacataattcgCCCGAAAAAGTAGATGCAATATGTTCACCAACGAGTAACAGCGCCATCTGCTGTTCATAGAGAGAACACTTTTATTTCGCTGGTTCATATTAAGTGACTTCAACTAAAGCCTGAcaaaaaaactgtcatttagctttgaaacaataacaaaaaagtaaaatgccATGGGCCCATGGGAAGGACGTTTTTTAGCGTGtctgcatttttattacatttgttttacataAATCTATAAATCTATTATCAAAAACTATGCCTCGTTTAAAAGCTAACACTCATCATTTATGTTCTGAACGTGTTTTTGCAATCAATACAATGCTCAAAAATAGGGGCGCTTAATAAGAGGTTAAAGAATATTGAGACCAATTATTACAATAAGGAGAGAATGTTTCTAAAGAAAACTTCAGGTAATAGAATCAATGGCAATAGGAATTTGTAGAGCTCAAAGTGTCTTTACACTTCAACGAAATTAGTAACAGAATTTATGCTTTAAACATTATTCGATCTAAAAAGaaatctgctaaatgcctggcCAAGTGTTCGCAAATATGAATCATGCTCTAATGTCAGTAAGTAGCTTAAAATAAATTGCAATCTATTCTTTAAAACATGTGTTTGGTCAAAGCTGACTTCACAAGAAACAATATGAGGAAATGTCAGTACAGGGCTTATCCCTCCCCTCCCAAAACAGCGACTCTGTCCTGAAAACCCGTCATTACTAATCACTAACATCCAGATACCCTTCATGAACATTTGAAAGGGAAAGCACTACGTCTCACTAGTTTGTGTCACTGTAACTGCTTTCTCTGCAGGATCTTATCAGGATATTGTTTGGGCAGGACTGCAAAGCCAGCCTGGTCAGGATAACCCGGGACTACTGGCATGTCTATACGGAAAATATGAAGTTCTGTGATGACCAGCAATACTAAAGGAAGAGAAATTGGAATTGTAAAAGCTCTAGAATCTTGGAAATCGTGTTGGGAAACACAGAAAAATGCAAACCTTTTCcacatttcattttgttttttataagcTGGAAAAAGCATTCCTGATACTTTTTTATTGTGAAAATGTCCTATGATGgtttacttggtttttataagaaaaaggttttgttaaattaaaatgtgctcaatgctcaattttatttttttcattgaatttatttattgaattatattattttctattataATAAGCGAATAAGGCGAATCGTTATTTCGAAGAATTTTAGAGTCTGACAGTTCAGGGggaccattgactaccatagtaggaaaacatttttttgtcatgatgccccagaaaaatcagttgctaacattcttccaaatatctttctctgtgttcaaccaaacaaagagaTTAAGAAACAACTTGGGGGCGAATTCATGacggaattttaatttttgggtggagtatccctttaaatgttatttttttacttttttctttttcctctaTATTCCATATTAACCTACTACAATCTTATAGTAGCATCTAAGCCATTTGGTGTCACACAGTGAACACCAAACAATTATCAGAAAGTGTCACAATTTACCATTACGCATAGgtcaaatttatttaataacacatacatatatatatatatatatattatataattaccATTTTATAAGAATATGTTATTTGAGTTATTGTGATTATAGGTTGAATTTATATACTTATACACTGATATGTGATTTCTATCATTATCCTATGAATTGCAAAGCATAAAAAGCATATCTCTCATCTAAACTACAGACTAGCTAAATGCCATCTGTGGTGACACAGAGCAATACATCTTTCAAAGTTCATGAGTTTatggagaaagaaaaaaagaaggtGAGACAAGTAAAATATGATGGATGAGAGCATGGGGAGCACGGTCAAACACACCTTgactctccccctctctccaccCTTCTCCCTTCCCCTCCAGCCCACAGGAACCCTGCTCTGTGCCGATAAGGACAGTCTGCTGCTAATTTTACGCAGGAAAGGCAGGAAATGTTAAGAGAAGACTTTGCTTTGCCACAAACAACAGAGCAACTCCAGCCCTGCAGAAGATCCTGTGTGCCATAGAGCTGAGTCGTCCGGGGCTGAAAGACAGACACGGGCACAGAGAGGAGGGTCATGGAGAACTAAGGGGTTGCCCAGACACAGATATAGAGAAAGGACAGCGGAATAAAAGGAAAACGTGAGTGGACTAAAGGGTTTGGCGGGGAGACCGTGTCCTCTCTTGGACACCTCTCTTGGAGCTATGGCAGATAACAGCACTCATCCTATTGTGGAAATACTGGAGTCTTTTGGATTGAGTAAGtcattttacaatatttataaAGCATTCTCTCTCAAATTTCTTACGTATAATGTTATGTTGTCAACTCTGAACTTATATAAATGACTGGGGAGTGTTGAAAGTTATGTGCTGAGAACTTTAAAGAGAATTTGCTTCTCGACAGAAAGGCAGAGAGTAGTAAAGAGTAACAAAAGATATTGGCAAGAGTTATCTGTGAAAAAACAACAGCCAGTCCGCGTGTAGCTTTTTCCATTTAGTCTTTTCAAATGTCATTTCCAGATGATCCTTTACACTGGACTGTGATTCTTTTCTCCCAGGGAGAAAATTGTATATTAATACGCACTTTGGAATACACTTAAGACTGTAAAGAGTTTTTGCTGTCATATTGCAATAACATGACGGAAAGTTATGCCTTGTCATTATTTGTCTGACTACAGACAACACATTCTTTCAATAACCtgaaaaaaaatttaaaaccaCGCTGACAGACACTccaaaacacagagaaatagaaatttactttttatttagaattttaaaaaattgcaGATTTCAAAGGAGCTTTAATGTCACGTGACACTCAGGATAACAGGCGTGTGTGCTACTGGAATCGGTATTTCTATGGACAATGGAATGTCACAACAGGAAACTTCCTAAAATTCAAACTATTTAATTCAGTTTAGCGCCATAAGAAAACACTGGGTGTGGCGTAAACATTAGGAATTTGACCGCCCACTATAAGTGTGTTTTTTACGAAAAAGCCCTTTTGATTTCCATTATGGTGTCATAcgtattttaaatgacatgagagtgaataaatgaagacagaatttttatttttggttgaactatccctttaaactgttTCCTACAGTCAGTCACTCAAGATCCTAAAAATCATTAGTCCACTCCTTAAGCCATCTGAAATAAATAGGAAAAATTTCCTTCCAGACTTCATAACTATACTTTCCTTAATGCTTTTATTAAATTACATCTCTATTCCTCTAGGGGATGTCATACTGGCCTTCTGTCTTTCTATGGTTGTTGGTCTACTGCTAGGTGCTCTGGTCTACATGACTTTGACCTGGATGTCTCGCCGTCGGGCCTCGGCAACAATCACACGCCTGCCCGTCCACCGTTCCACCACCCGCTCTTCCTCACCGCGCTCACGTTCTGGCTTCAGTCGACACAGCAGCAGCTACGACAGACGCAGCAATAACAGCCTGGCCAGCGCTGCCTTTTCTTTCCATCGACAGACCTCTTCCTCACCAACAGACTATGGCGACTTGCCGGGCCGCAAATCTAGTTTCCGGGCCTCCACCTTCCATCCTCTTCTCCAGTGCAGTCAGATTGCTCGCGAGGCAGAGGAGGGTGCCCAGGGTAGCCTGCCACAGACCCCAACTCTCACTACAAGCCCCGGGGCGGCTGGTGCAACCAACACTGTGAGTTCTATGATTACTCCACCCAGAGCCAGGAACAGACCAGATTCCTTCTGGAGCAACAGCAACCTTAGGGGCTTCCATGCTGGCCAGACCCCACCACCTGCCTATGACAGTATCATACGAGCCTATCAGGAGACGACCACATGAAGGAGAAGACACTAATATGGTTGGGAGAAGACAAATATATACATAGACTTGGACTTTAAATTGGACAATAGGAATTTCAACTCCCAGTTTCTTTTTGGGTTTCTAAACTCAGTCATGGCCAGTTTTCCaaagttgtgttgtgttgtgttctgtgagagagagagagagagagagagagagagagagagagagagagagagagagagagggagagagagaggtgtgcaCTGTGCCATTCTTAAACTGACATCTCACCTTCTTTATAGATGCACCATGAAGCCGCTTAGCACCACATCAACAACTTGCTGAATATTTTCCTGGGAAGACATAAGAAATTCATATACATTGAATATTgaatcataataaataaagagAGGACTTCATAATGATGATCAAACAATCAAAAATAGCAGGATggacatttgtttaaaaaattctttatttttaataaatgtatatatctgtatttataaaaaatacaattcaaataaaaatgtaaaaaacataatttgccCGAAAAAGTAGCTGCAATATGTTCACCAACGAGTAACAGCGCCATCTGCTGTTCATAGAGAGAACACTTTTATTTCTCTGGCTCTTAATAAGTGACTTGAACTAAAGCCTGACAAAAAAACAGTCATTTAGCtttgaaacaaaaaagtaaaatgccATGGGCACATGGGAAGGACGTTTTTAGCGtgtatgcatttttattacatttgttttacattaatattCAATCTATTATCAAAAACTATGCATCAtttaatagagagagagaagtagAAATAGAGAAGAAGAAATAGAGAAGATAAAGCAAGAGATATCGAAGGTCAGGGTGGGGTTGCAATAAATCTTAGTAAAGTTTAATATTGATATACAGCCATTTATTATAAAcagtaatttaaaatatttttgccaCAAACTCATTGGAttgagtatttattcatttttatagggACTCTAGTCTTTTAAACATTCCTCAGCCTCATAGTAATAAACTgatgcaaatcattttgcaatttttattttttttattgctacATCTGCATGTTATCACTGAATAAATCACTGCTACTTTTTGTATGCCTAAATCTCAATAGAAAgagtattattagtattattttgCCATTCTTTGACAGCTTCGTGAATACGTCCGTTAAAAGAGTtggtgaaaataaacaaaccaatGACAAAAATGTTCCTAAGGTGTTTTAAAGAGAGTTTATAGCACACATATCCTGGATGTGACCTGATATCCTTCACAAACATGAGTGGATTTCCCTTAACAAGAGGAAGGAAATCTCTCACCAGGTTGAAATGAATGCAAAGGATTCAACTTTATATGTCAACATTGCTGTGCCAGCTGCAAATGACATATACACAGATATACAGTCATTTGCTAGACAGACAGCTTTTAATTTCCTAAATACAATAGGCCCGTTACTCTGAACAATTATAGTGCGCACTGCGCAGTATTACggtcagtgttgccagattgagCGTGTTAGACCGGAGAAAACTGAATAGGTCGGGTGGATTtttgaaattaaaaaacaaGCAGCTTGCCTTTTCTTTGATTTTATTTAGTTAAGTTATTTCAAAAAGTTCGAAAATAATGTGAGCTGCAGTCGTAAACACATTATTACCAACGTGATATAGAGGCTACCCActgttcaataaaaataaaaggttttaaaCATCTATGAGGAGGTGTCTTTGAACTCTGGTGTGCGATCAGTGTTGCtccccaatctggcaacactgattacggtaaaacatttagatacgTGACACTAGATTTTACGGTAATGACGCTTCACGTTGAAGTCCGTTCAAATACAAAACAGTtcctgtttatttataatagtTGTCAAAAGTGAAAGCGTGTATGCGCAAACCAGGTTCATTTGAAGGTGCTCCTGTTTTTAGAGGTAAAGTGCACGTGTACAGTACGCCTTCATTGACAGTTCTAAACGCAGACAGTGAATTAGCTATCCAGCTAACTCGTCATTTTACGAAAGCACACTGCTAATTTAACCTCGaacaatgatgatttttcatttatgtGAGATGTTTTAGAATAATTAGCATTATATAGACGATCAGACCTGATGTCTGTATTATAGAAGTATGTTCAATGTGTCGAAAACAGGAGATCATGTGACAGTGACCCCGCTGGAATGCCTTGACTTCTCCACCGCGGCTTCTTTAACTGGTTAGGTTATGATCGACGTGAGAAGTTTAACGTTACTGTAGAAGTGAGCATAAACACCTGTGTCTCACCGGTTTTTGGGTGTCATCTGATGTGCGTTCTTGTCGGATATCTGCGAGTAAAGCCGCAAATGTCGGCGTCTGCACTACGACTGATCCGCTGCCGCAGGCTGAGCAGCACCAGCGGACCCGCTGTGAGGAGACCGCTACCATGGAAGGACCTCCGTAAGATATTTTTTTGCAAgattataataaacattttgtatttcttataatactcaagtcattttaacaaatgctttttttattcAGGAAAAATGGCAAAGGTCACTGGTGCAGTAATTTTGGGGTAAGTTTATCACAGTTTTACTAGTTTTGTAGTCATCATAATAAATCCACCAAACCTACtattacaaaaaacatgctTAATTTCCTTGAGAGTTTGcagatttcatttatttatttgatgtttctATATATTTGACAAT encodes the following:
- the myct1a gene encoding myc target protein 1 homolog yields the protein MADNSTHPIVEILESFGLRDVILAFCLSMVVGLLLGALVYMTLTWMSRRRASATITRLPVHRSTTRSSSPRSRSGFSRHSSSYDRRSNNSLASAAFSFHRQTSSSPTDYGDLPGRKSSFRASTFHPLLQCSQIAREAEEGAQGSLPQTPTLTTSPGAAGATNTVSSMITPPRARNRPDSFWSNSNLRGFHAGQTPPPAYDSIIRAYQETTT